One window of Kosakonia cowanii JCM 10956 = DSM 18146 genomic DNA carries:
- a CDS encoding NupC/NupG family nucleoside CNT transporter: MLNFLHFLLALVVILALAWLVSFDRKRIPFRFILQLIVIELALAWFFLHAQSGLTLIKYVSGFFEVLLKFAAEGTGFVFGGMSEKGLAFIFLGVLCPIVFISALIGILQHWRILPIFIRLIGTLLSKLNGMGKLESFNAVSSLILGQSENFIAYKGILADLSSRRMFTMAATAMSTVSLSIVGAYMTMLDAKYVVAALLLNMFSTFIILSVINPSRGQEEAEIKLEKLHESQSFFEMLGEYILAGFKVAMIILAMLIGFIALISAVNALFSALFGISFQQLLGYVFYPLAWLIGIPLSDALPAGSIMATKLVANEFVAMIELQKVAAQMSPRGLGILSVFLVSFANFASIGIVAGAIKGLNEQQGNAVSRFGLRLVYGATLVSLLSAAFAGVVL; encoded by the coding sequence ATGCTCAATTTTTTACATTTTCTGCTGGCGCTGGTGGTGATCCTCGCGCTGGCCTGGCTGGTGAGTTTTGACCGCAAGCGCATTCCGTTTCGTTTCATCCTGCAACTGATTGTGATCGAACTGGCGCTGGCCTGGTTCTTTTTACATGCCCAGAGCGGGTTAACGCTGATTAAATATGTCTCCGGCTTCTTTGAAGTGCTGCTGAAATTCGCCGCCGAAGGGACCGGATTTGTCTTTGGCGGCATGAGCGAAAAAGGGCTGGCGTTTATCTTCCTCGGCGTCCTCTGCCCTATCGTATTTATCTCGGCGCTGATTGGCATTTTGCAGCACTGGCGCATTTTGCCGATCTTTATTCGCCTGATCGGCACGCTGCTCTCGAAGCTTAACGGCATGGGTAAGCTGGAGTCCTTCAACGCCGTCAGTTCGCTGATCCTCGGCCAGTCGGAGAACTTTATTGCTTATAAAGGCATTCTGGCGGATCTCTCCTCGCGCCGGATGTTCACCATGGCGGCGACGGCAATGTCGACGGTATCGCTGTCGATTGTCGGTGCCTATATGACGATGCTCGATGCGAAATATGTGGTCGCGGCGCTGCTGCTTAATATGTTCAGCACCTTTATCATCCTGTCGGTGATTAACCCATCGCGCGGGCAGGAAGAGGCGGAGATTAAGCTGGAGAAGCTGCACGAATCGCAAAGCTTCTTTGAGATGCTCGGTGAATACATCCTTGCCGGTTTTAAAGTAGCAATGATTATTCTGGCGATGCTGATTGGCTTTATTGCGCTGATCAGCGCCGTTAACGCCCTCTTCTCAGCGCTGTTTGGCATCAGTTTCCAGCAGTTGCTCGGCTACGTCTTCTATCCGCTGGCGTGGCTGATCGGCATCCCGCTAAGTGATGCGCTCCCGGCTGGCAGCATTATGGCAACCAAGCTGGTGGCGAATGAGTTTGTGGCGATGATTGAACTGCAGAAGGTTGCGGCGCAGATGAGCCCGCGCGGGCTGGGCATTCTTTCCGTCTTCCTGGTCTCTTTCGCCAACTTTGCCTCCATCGGCATCGTCGCGGGTGCCATCAAGGGGCTGAACGAGCAGCAGGGTAATGCGGTTTCACGTTTCGGCCTGCGGCTGGTGTATGGCGCGACGCTGGTGAGCCTGCTCTCCGCGGCATTTGCGGGCGTAGTGCTCTAA
- the efeB gene encoding iron uptake transporter deferrochelatase/peroxidase subunit has translation MKQHEENDVSEPSRRRLLKGMGALGGALALAGGCPVAHAAKPQSAPGTLSPDSRMEKQPFYGDHQAGILTPQQASMMLVAFDVLAADKADLIRLFRLLTERIAFLTAGGPAPETPNPRLPPMDSGILGPFIAPDNLTMTVSVGSALFDERFGLAAQKPKKLQKMMRFPNDSLDAALCHGDLLLQICANTQDTVIHALRDVIKHTPDLLSVRWKREGFISDHAARSRGKETPVNLLGFKDGTANPDSSNAPLMDEIVWVTGDQGEPAWAVGGSYQAVRIIQFHVEFWDRTPLKEQQTIFGRDKQSGAPLGMQHEHDVPDYASDPEGKVIALDSHIRLANPRTKETQANLMMRRGYSYSLGVTNSGQLDMGLLFVCYQHDLEKGFLTVQKRLNGEALEEYIRPIGGGFFFALPGVKSTQSYLAQSLLEA, from the coding sequence ATGAAGCAGCATGAAGAAAACGACGTCAGCGAACCTTCGCGGCGTCGGTTGTTAAAAGGGATGGGCGCGCTGGGTGGCGCGCTTGCTCTCGCCGGCGGTTGTCCGGTCGCCCATGCGGCAAAACCGCAAAGCGCGCCGGGAACGCTCTCGCCCGACTCGCGTATGGAAAAGCAGCCGTTTTACGGCGATCACCAGGCGGGCATCTTAACGCCGCAGCAGGCCTCGATGATGCTGGTGGCATTTGATGTGCTGGCGGCGGATAAAGCGGATCTTATCCGCCTGTTTCGCCTGCTTACCGAGCGGATTGCCTTCCTGACGGCGGGCGGCCCGGCGCCGGAGACACCAAACCCGCGACTGCCGCCGATGGATTCCGGTATTCTCGGGCCGTTTATCGCGCCGGATAACCTGACCATGACCGTCTCTGTCGGGTCTGCGCTGTTTGATGAACGATTCGGTCTTGCGGCGCAGAAACCGAAGAAGCTGCAGAAGATGATGCGTTTTCCTAACGACTCGCTCGATGCCGCGCTCTGTCATGGCGATCTGCTACTGCAGATCTGCGCGAATACGCAGGACACGGTGATCCACGCCTTGCGCGATGTGATCAAGCACACGCCGGATCTGCTCAGCGTGCGCTGGAAGCGGGAAGGGTTTATCTCCGACCACGCCGCGCGCAGCCGCGGGAAAGAGACGCCGGTAAACCTGCTCGGCTTTAAAGATGGCACCGCGAACCCCGACAGCAGCAATGCGCCGCTGATGGATGAGATTGTCTGGGTGACGGGCGATCAGGGAGAGCCAGCATGGGCAGTAGGAGGCAGCTATCAGGCGGTGCGCATTATCCAGTTCCACGTTGAGTTCTGGGATCGCACGCCGCTGAAAGAGCAGCAGACTATTTTCGGGCGCGATAAACAGAGCGGTGCGCCGCTCGGCATGCAGCATGAGCACGATGTGCCTGATTACGCCAGCGATCCCGAGGGCAAGGTTATCGCCCTCGACAGCCATATCCGCCTGGCGAACCCGCGGACGAAAGAGACGCAGGCGAACCTGATGATGCGCCGGGGCTACAGCTACTCCCTCGGCGTCACTAACTCTGGCCAGCTCGATATGGGCTTGCTGTTTGTCTGTTATCAGCACGATCTGGAGAAAGGCTTCCTGACCGTGCAAAAAAGGCTGAATGGCGAAGCGCTGGAGGAGTATATCCGGCCCATCGGCGGCGGTTTCTTCTTCGCGTTACCCGGCGTGAAGTCAACCCAGAGCTATCTTGCCCAGTCTCTGCTCGAAGCGTGA
- the efeO gene encoding iron uptake system protein EfeO, translated as MAILFRRSAVQLGVAALMACAFGAQAADVPQVKVTVTDKQCEPMNLTVNAGKTQFVILNHSQKALEWEILKGVMVVEERENIAPGFSQKLTANLQPGEYEMTCGLLTNPKGKLVVKGEATADAAKGDALLSLGEAITAYKAYVVGETAQLVSGTKAFTDAVKAGDIEKAKALYALTRQHYERIEPIAELFSDLDGSIDAREDDYEQKAADPKFTGFHRLEKALFGDNSVKDMASYADKLNHDVLELQTRINELAFPPSKVVGGAAGLIEEVAASKISGEEDRYSHTDLWDFQANIEGAQKIVDLLRPQLQKENSALLAKVDANFKKVNTILAKYRTKTGFETYDKLTDADRNALKGPITTLAEDLAQLRGVLGLD; from the coding sequence ATGGCAATTCTTTTTCGACGTAGCGCAGTACAACTCGGGGTCGCCGCGCTGATGGCGTGCGCGTTCGGGGCACAGGCAGCGGATGTGCCGCAGGTAAAAGTGACGGTGACGGATAAGCAGTGCGAACCGATGAACCTGACGGTCAACGCCGGCAAAACGCAGTTTGTTATCCTCAACCACAGCCAGAAAGCGCTGGAGTGGGAGATCCTTAAAGGCGTGATGGTAGTTGAAGAGCGCGAAAACATCGCCCCGGGCTTCAGCCAGAAGCTCACCGCCAACCTTCAGCCGGGCGAATATGAGATGACCTGCGGCCTGTTAACTAACCCGAAAGGGAAATTAGTGGTCAAAGGTGAAGCGACGGCTGACGCGGCGAAAGGTGATGCACTGCTGAGCCTTGGCGAAGCAATCACCGCCTATAAAGCCTATGTCGTTGGCGAAACCGCGCAGCTGGTCTCCGGCACCAAAGCCTTTACCGATGCAGTGAAAGCGGGCGATATCGAAAAAGCGAAAGCGCTCTACGCGCTGACGCGCCAGCACTACGAGCGCATTGAGCCGATTGCTGAGCTCTTCTCCGATCTTGATGGCAGCATCGATGCCCGTGAAGATGATTACGAGCAGAAAGCCGCCGACCCGAAATTCACCGGTTTCCACCGCCTTGAGAAGGCGCTGTTTGGCGACAACAGCGTCAAAGACATGGCGAGCTATGCCGATAAGCTCAATCATGATGTGCTTGAACTGCAAACCCGCATCAACGAGCTGGCTTTCCCGCCGTCAAAAGTGGTGGGCGGTGCAGCCGGGCTGATTGAAGAGGTGGCAGCGAGCAAAATCAGCGGCGAAGAGGATCGTTACAGCCATACCGACCTGTGGGATTTCCAGGCCAATATCGAAGGCGCGCAGAAGATTGTCGATCTGCTGCGCCCGCAGCTGCAAAAAGAGAACAGCGCGCTGCTTGCGAAAGTGGACGCTAACTTCAAGAAAGTGAATACCATTTTAGCGAAGTACCGCACCAAAACGGGCTTTGAGACCTATGACAAGCTGACCGATGCCGATCGTAATGCGCTGAAGGGGCCAATCACCACCCTGGCGGAAGATCTGGCGCAGCTGCGCGGCGTACTTGGACTGGATTAA
- a CDS encoding DUF3574 domain-containing protein, with protein sequence MKTIKVAMALMVAGLLAGCNAPAQKPQPMAQQCAPADRMEQTTLYFGLNRPAGKAITAEEWQQFVDGDVTPRFREGLTVFDARGQWLGNNGKVAREPSKALMLIHAKDAQSDKKIDELRGVYKSRFAQESVMRVDQPVCVQF encoded by the coding sequence ATGAAAACAATAAAAGTGGCTATGGCATTGATGGTGGCAGGTCTGTTGGCGGGCTGTAATGCACCGGCGCAAAAGCCGCAACCAATGGCGCAACAGTGCGCACCGGCGGATCGGATGGAGCAAACGACGCTCTATTTCGGCCTTAATCGCCCGGCAGGCAAAGCGATTACCGCCGAGGAGTGGCAGCAGTTTGTCGATGGTGACGTGACGCCGCGTTTTCGTGAGGGGTTAACGGTGTTTGATGCGCGCGGTCAGTGGCTTGGCAATAATGGCAAAGTGGCGCGGGAGCCGAGTAAAGCGCTGATGCTGATCCACGCTAAAGATGCGCAAAGCGATAAAAAGATTGATGAGCTGCGCGGAGTTTATAAATCACGTTTCGCCCAGGAGTCGGTGATGCGCGTCGATCAACCGGTCTGCGTACAGTTCTGA
- the putA gene encoding trifunctional transcriptional regulator/proline dehydrogenase/L-glutamate gamma-semialdehyde dehydrogenase: protein MGTTTMGVKLDDATRERIKAAAATIDRTPHWLIKQAIFNFLEKLESSEGLPELAGAQAHSVQEEEASAVIDESPQPFLDFAEQILPQSVSRAAITSAWRWSETDAVPMLLEQARLPQPVAESAHKLAYQLAEKLRNQKTATGRAGMVQSLLQEFSLSSQEGVALMCLAEALLRIPDKATRDALIRDKISNGNWQSHIGRSASLFVNAATWGLLFTGRLVSTHNEANLSSSLNRIIGKSGEPLIRKGVDMAMRLMGEQFVTGETIAEALANARKLEEKGFRYSYDMLGEAALTAADAQAYMVSYQQAIHAIGKASNGRGIYEGPGISIKLSALHPRYSRAQYDRVMDELYPRLKSLTLLARQYDIGINIDAEEADRLEISLDLLEKLCFEPELAGWNGIGFVIQAYQKRCPFVIDYLIELATRSRRRLMIRLVKGAYWDSEIKRAQMEGLEGYPVYTRKVYTDVSYLACAKKLLAVPNLIYPQFATHNAHTLAAIYQLAGQNYYPGQYEFQCLHGMGEPLYEQVVGKVADGKLNRPCRIYAPVGTHETLLAYLVRRLLENGANTSFVNRIADNTLPLDALVADPVTEVEKLAAQEGQVGLPHPKIALPRALYGEGRINSAGLDLANEHRLASLSSALLNSAAQKWYAHPMLEEAVMEGEAIAVINPAEPKDVVGYVVEASEAQVNQALENAVNHAPIWFATPPQERGAILQRAAVLMEDNMQTLIGILVREAGKTFSNAIAEVREAVDFLHYYAGQVSSDFDNETHRPLGPVVCISPWNFPLAIFTGQIAAALAAGNSVLAKPAEQTPLIAAQGVKILLEAGVPAGVLQLLPGRGETVGAQLTGDARVRGVMFTGSTDVATLLQRNIATRLDAQGRPTPLIAETGGMNAMIVDSSALTEQVVIDVVASAFDSAGQRCSALRVLCLQEDIADHTLTMLRGAMAECRMGNPGRLSTDIGPVIDAEAKANIEKHIQAMQAKGRTVYQAVRENSEDAREWRTGTFVPPTLIELESFDELKKEIFGPVLHVVRYSRNQLDQLLEQINASGYGLTLGVHTRIDETIAQVTGNAHVGNLYVNRNMVGAVVGVQPFGGEGLSGTGPKAGGPLYLYRLLSSRPENAVLKTLNRHDAERPLDAQVKTVLTQPLAALTAWAATQRPELHKVCEQFSELAQAGTQRLLPGPTGERNSWTLAPRDRVLCVADNEQDALVQLAAVLASGSQALWQDDTLHRDLAKQLPETVSQRITFAKAESLMAQPFDAVIFHGDSDQLVHLCESVAARDGAIVSVQGFARGETNILLERLWLERSLSVNTAAAGGNASLMTIG, encoded by the coding sequence ATGGGCACCACCACCATGGGGGTCAAGCTTGACGACGCCACGCGCGAAAGGATTAAAGCTGCCGCAGCGACCATTGACCGCACGCCGCACTGGTTAATTAAACAAGCGATTTTTAATTTCCTCGAAAAGCTGGAGAGCAGCGAAGGATTACCTGAGCTTGCTGGCGCCCAGGCGCATAGCGTGCAGGAAGAGGAGGCCAGCGCGGTAATTGATGAAAGCCCGCAGCCGTTCCTCGACTTTGCCGAGCAGATCCTGCCGCAGTCGGTCTCCCGCGCCGCGATCACCAGCGCCTGGCGCTGGTCGGAAACCGATGCCGTGCCGATGCTGCTTGAGCAGGCGCGTCTGCCGCAGCCGGTGGCCGAGAGTGCCCATAAGCTGGCGTACCAGCTGGCAGAAAAATTGCGTAATCAGAAAACCGCGACCGGCCGCGCGGGCATGGTGCAGAGCCTGTTGCAAGAGTTCTCCCTCTCCTCGCAGGAGGGCGTAGCGCTAATGTGCCTCGCCGAAGCGCTGCTGCGTATTCCTGATAAAGCGACGCGCGATGCGCTGATCCGCGACAAAATCAGTAACGGTAACTGGCAGTCCCATATTGGCCGCAGCGCCTCACTGTTTGTGAACGCCGCCACTTGGGGCCTGCTGTTTACCGGCCGCCTGGTCTCAACCCATAACGAAGCCAATCTCTCCAGTTCGCTGAACCGCATTATCGGCAAGAGCGGCGAGCCGCTGATCCGTAAAGGGGTCGATATGGCGATGCGGCTGATGGGCGAGCAGTTTGTTACCGGCGAGACCATCGCTGAAGCGCTGGCCAACGCCCGTAAGCTTGAAGAGAAAGGGTTCCGTTACTCCTACGATATGCTCGGCGAAGCAGCGCTGACCGCCGCCGATGCGCAGGCCTATATGGTCTCTTACCAGCAGGCAATCCACGCCATTGGTAAAGCCTCGAACGGACGCGGCATCTATGAAGGGCCGGGCATCTCCATCAAGCTTTCCGCCCTGCATCCGCGCTACAGCCGCGCGCAGTACGACCGCGTGATGGACGAACTCTATCCACGGCTGAAATCCTTAACCCTGCTGGCGCGTCAGTACGATATCGGTATCAATATCGATGCTGAAGAGGCCGACCGGCTGGAGATCTCCCTCGATCTGCTGGAAAAACTCTGCTTCGAGCCAGAACTGGCGGGCTGGAACGGCATCGGCTTTGTGATCCAGGCCTACCAGAAGCGCTGCCCGTTTGTGATTGATTACCTGATTGAGCTGGCAACCCGCAGCCGTCGCCGCCTGATGATCCGCCTGGTGAAAGGTGCCTACTGGGACAGCGAAATTAAGCGTGCGCAGATGGAAGGCCTTGAGGGCTACCCGGTCTATACCCGTAAGGTCTACACCGATGTCTCTTATCTCGCCTGCGCGAAAAAACTGCTGGCGGTACCGAACCTGATCTATCCGCAGTTCGCCACCCATAACGCCCACACGCTGGCAGCGATCTACCAGTTGGCCGGGCAAAACTACTATCCGGGTCAGTATGAGTTCCAGTGCCTGCACGGTATGGGCGAACCGCTCTATGAGCAGGTGGTCGGTAAAGTCGCCGATGGTAAGCTCAACCGTCCTTGTCGTATTTATGCCCCGGTCGGCACCCATGAAACCCTGCTGGCCTACCTGGTGCGCCGTCTGCTGGAAAACGGTGCCAACACCTCGTTCGTTAACCGCATTGCGGATAACACCCTGCCGCTGGATGCGCTGGTCGCTGACCCGGTTACGGAAGTGGAAAAACTCGCCGCCCAGGAGGGTCAGGTGGGCCTGCCGCATCCGAAAATCGCCCTGCCGCGCGCACTCTATGGCGAAGGTCGCATCAACTCGGCTGGTCTCGATCTGGCGAACGAACACCGTCTGGCTTCCCTCTCCTCTGCCCTGCTTAATAGCGCGGCGCAGAAGTGGTATGCCCATCCGATGCTCGAAGAGGCGGTAATGGAGGGCGAAGCGATTGCGGTGATCAACCCGGCAGAGCCAAAAGATGTTGTCGGTTACGTGGTGGAAGCGAGTGAAGCGCAGGTGAACCAGGCGCTGGAGAACGCGGTGAACCATGCGCCGATCTGGTTTGCTACGCCTCCGCAGGAGCGCGGTGCCATCCTGCAGCGCGCCGCAGTGCTGATGGAAGACAACATGCAAACACTGATTGGTATTCTGGTGCGTGAAGCGGGCAAAACCTTCAGCAACGCAATTGCGGAAGTGCGTGAAGCGGTCGATTTCCTGCACTACTACGCAGGCCAGGTCAGCAGCGATTTCGATAATGAGACCCATCGCCCGCTTGGGCCGGTGGTCTGTATCAGCCCGTGGAACTTCCCGCTGGCGATCTTTACCGGGCAGATTGCCGCCGCGCTGGCGGCCGGTAATAGTGTGCTGGCAAAACCGGCGGAGCAAACCCCGCTGATTGCCGCCCAAGGTGTGAAGATCCTGCTTGAAGCGGGCGTACCGGCAGGCGTGCTGCAACTGCTGCCAGGACGTGGTGAAACGGTGGGCGCACAGCTGACCGGCGATGCCCGCGTGCGCGGCGTGATGTTTACCGGCTCGACTGATGTCGCCACACTGTTACAACGCAATATCGCTACCCGCCTGGATGCCCAGGGTCGTCCGACGCCACTTATCGCCGAAACTGGCGGTATGAACGCGATGATTGTCGACTCCTCGGCGCTGACGGAACAGGTGGTGATTGATGTGGTCGCCTCGGCGTTTGACAGCGCTGGCCAGCGCTGCTCGGCGCTGCGCGTGCTCTGTCTGCAGGAGGATATTGCCGACCATACGCTGACCATGCTGCGCGGCGCGATGGCGGAGTGCCGGATGGGCAATCCGGGACGCCTCTCCACCGACATTGGGCCGGTGATTGATGCCGAAGCCAAAGCCAATATTGAAAAACATATTCAGGCGATGCAGGCGAAAGGCCGCACCGTCTACCAGGCAGTGCGTGAAAATAGCGAAGATGCCCGCGAGTGGCGCACCGGCACGTTTGTGCCGCCAACGCTGATCGAACTGGAAAGCTTTGACGAGCTGAAAAAAGAGATCTTCGGCCCGGTGCTGCACGTGGTGCGTTATTCACGTAACCAGCTCGATCAGTTGCTGGAGCAGATTAATGCATCCGGCTACGGTCTGACGCTGGGTGTACACACACGTATTGATGAAACTATCGCTCAGGTCACCGGCAATGCTCACGTGGGTAACCTCTATGTGAACCGCAATATGGTCGGCGCCGTGGTGGGCGTGCAGCCGTTTGGCGGCGAAGGGTTGTCGGGCACCGGGCCAAAAGCCGGTGGGCCGCTCTACCTCTATCGCCTGCTGAGCAGCCGCCCGGAGAATGCGGTGCTGAAAACGCTTAACCGTCACGACGCCGAGCGCCCGCTCGATGCGCAGGTGAAAACCGTGCTGACCCAGCCGCTGGCAGCGCTGACCGCGTGGGCCGCCACGCAGAGACCGGAGTTACACAAGGTGTGCGAGCAGTTCAGCGAACTGGCGCAGGCGGGTACGCAGCGCCTGCTGCCAGGCCCAACCGGGGAGCGCAACAGCTGGACGCTGGCACCGCGCGATCGCGTATTGTGCGTGGCCGATAACGAGCAGGATGCGCTGGTGCAGCTTGCCGCCGTGCTGGCCTCCGGAAGCCAGGCGCTGTGGCAGGACGACACGCTGCATCGCGATCTGGCTAAGCAGTTGCCGGAAACCGTCAGCCAGCGGATCACATTCGCCAAAGCGGAAAGCCTGATGGCGCAGCCGTTTGACGCGGTGATCTTCCACGGCGACTCCGATCAGTTGGTGCATCTGTGCGAAAGCGTTGCAGCACGCGATGGCGCGATCGTCTCCGTTCAGGGCTTTGCGCGGGGTGAAACCAATATCCTGCTCGAACGCCTGTGGCTGGAGCGCTCGCTCAGCGTTAACACCGCAGCGGCCGGTGGCAACGCCAGCCTGATGACGATTGGTTAA
- the efeU gene encoding iron uptake transporter permease EfeU: MFVPFLIMLREGLEAALIVSLIASYLKRTQRGRWISVMWIGVFLAAALCLGLGIAINETTGEFPQREQELFEGIVAAIAVVILTWMVFWMRRVSRNVKVQLEQAVDTALARSNNHGWALILMVFFAVAREGLESVFFLLAAFQQDVGIWPPLGAVLGLATAVVLGFLLYWGGVRLNLGAFFKWTSLFILFVAAGLAAGAIRAFHEAGLWNHFQDVAFDLSNVLTTHSLTGTLLEGIFGYQETPSVSEVAVYFLYLIPALVLFVMPPRAGAQPSRAAP, translated from the coding sequence ATGTTTGTCCCATTCCTTATTATGTTGCGTGAAGGCCTGGAAGCGGCGCTGATTGTAAGCCTGATTGCCAGTTATCTTAAACGCACCCAACGTGGACGCTGGATCAGCGTGATGTGGATCGGCGTGTTTCTCGCCGCCGCGCTCTGTCTGGGCCTTGGCATCGCCATTAATGAAACCACCGGCGAGTTCCCGCAAAGAGAGCAGGAGCTGTTTGAGGGAATTGTCGCAGCGATTGCGGTGGTGATCCTCACCTGGATGGTGTTCTGGATGCGCCGCGTGTCGCGCAACGTCAAAGTGCAGCTGGAGCAGGCCGTCGATACCGCGCTCGCACGCAGCAATAACCACGGCTGGGCGCTGATCCTGATGGTCTTCTTCGCCGTCGCCCGTGAAGGGCTGGAGTCGGTCTTCTTCCTGCTGGCGGCGTTTCAACAAGATGTCGGCATCTGGCCGCCGCTCGGTGCCGTGCTTGGCCTTGCCACCGCCGTGGTGCTCGGGTTTCTGCTCTACTGGGGCGGCGTGCGCCTCAATCTCGGCGCGTTTTTCAAATGGACCAGCCTGTTTATCCTTTTTGTCGCCGCCGGTCTTGCCGCTGGGGCAATCCGCGCTTTCCACGAAGCGGGCTTGTGGAACCACTTCCAGGATGTGGCCTTTGATTTAAGCAACGTGCTGACCACCCATTCGCTGACTGGCACGCTGCTGGAGGGTATTTTTGGTTACCAGGAGACGCCAAGCGTCAGCGAAGTGGCAGTCTACTTCCTCTATTTGATCCCGGCGCTGGTGCTGTTTGTCATGCCGCCGCGCGCTGGTGCGCAGCCCTCCCGCGCTGCGCCGTAA
- the putP gene encoding sodium/proline symporter PutP, translating to MAISTPMMVTFLIYIFGMILIGFIAWRSTKNFDDYILGGRSLGPLVTALSAGASDMSGWLLMGLPGAIFISGISESWIAIGLTVGAWVNWKLVAGRLRVHTEANNNALTLPDYFTGRFEDNSRLLRIISAVVILVFFTIYCASGIVAGARLFESTFGMSYETALWAGAAATILYTFIGGFLAISWTDTVQASLMIFALILTPVIVIISVGGFGDSLEVIKQKSIENVDMLKGLNFVAIVSLMGWGLGYFGQPHILARFMAADSHHTIVHARRISMTWMILCLAGAVAVGFFGIAYFDTNPSLAGAVNQNAERVFIELAQVLFNPWIAGILLSAILAAVMSTLSCQLLVCSSAITEDFYKAFLRKGASQKELVWVGRAMVLVVALVAIALAANPENRVLGLVSYAWAGFGAAFGPVVLLSVMWSRMTRNGALAGMIIGAVTVIVWKHFGWLGLYEIIPGFIFGSLGIVVFSLIGKAPSAAMQQRFAEADAHYHSAPPVRAQAK from the coding sequence ATGGCAATAAGCACACCGATGATGGTGACCTTTCTTATTTATATCTTTGGCATGATCCTGATCGGTTTTATTGCCTGGCGATCAACAAAAAACTTTGATGACTATATTCTCGGCGGTCGAAGTCTCGGGCCATTAGTGACGGCGTTATCGGCCGGTGCCTCTGATATGAGCGGCTGGCTGCTGATGGGGCTGCCGGGAGCAATCTTTATCTCCGGTATCTCTGAAAGCTGGATTGCGATTGGCCTGACCGTTGGTGCCTGGGTCAACTGGAAGCTGGTGGCGGGGCGTCTGCGCGTTCACACCGAAGCGAACAATAATGCCCTGACGCTGCCGGATTACTTCACCGGGCGGTTTGAAGATAACAGCCGTCTGCTGCGCATTATCTCGGCGGTGGTAATTCTGGTCTTCTTCACCATCTACTGTGCTTCCGGCATTGTGGCGGGCGCGCGTCTGTTCGAAAGCACCTTCGGCATGAGCTACGAAACGGCGCTGTGGGCCGGTGCGGCGGCAACGATTCTGTATACCTTTATCGGCGGTTTCCTTGCGATTAGCTGGACCGACACCGTGCAGGCCAGCCTGATGATCTTCGCCTTGATCCTGACCCCGGTGATTGTGATTATCTCCGTCGGCGGTTTTGGCGATTCGCTGGAAGTGATCAAGCAGAAGAGCATTGAAAACGTCGATATGCTCAAAGGCCTCAACTTTGTCGCCATCGTCTCGCTGATGGGCTGGGGGCTGGGCTACTTCGGTCAGCCACATATTCTGGCGCGCTTTATGGCGGCCGATTCCCACCACACCATTGTGCATGCACGTCGCATCAGCATGACCTGGATGATTCTCTGCCTTGCGGGCGCGGTAGCGGTCGGTTTCTTCGGCATTGCCTACTTTGATACCAACCCGTCGCTGGCGGGCGCGGTAAACCAGAATGCCGAGCGTGTCTTTATCGAACTGGCGCAGGTGCTGTTTAACCCATGGATTGCCGGTATCCTGCTCTCGGCGATCCTCGCGGCGGTGATGTCGACCCTGAGCTGCCAGCTGCTGGTCTGCTCCAGCGCGATTACGGAAGATTTCTACAAAGCGTTCCTGCGTAAAGGCGCTAGCCAGAAAGAGCTGGTGTGGGTTGGCCGTGCGATGGTGCTGGTGGTCGCGCTGGTGGCGATTGCGCTGGCGGCAAACCCGGAAAACCGCGTGCTTGGCCTGGTAAGCTATGCGTGGGCCGGTTTCGGCGCGGCGTTTGGCCCGGTGGTGCTGCTCTCGGTGATGTGGTCACGCATGACGCGTAACGGCGCGCTGGCGGGAATGATTATTGGCGCGGTCACTGTTATCGTCTGGAAACACTTCGGCTGGCTGGGCCTGTATGAAATTATCCCTGGTTTCATCTTCGGCAGCCTCGGCATTGTGGTCTTTAGCCTGATCGGTAAAGCGCCGTCTGCCGCTATGCAGCAGCGCTTCGCAGAGGCGGATGCCCATTACCACTCTGCGCCGCCGGTTCGCGCGCAGGCGAAGTAA